The proteins below come from a single Stutzerimonas stutzeri RCH2 genomic window:
- a CDS encoding enoyl-CoA hydratase, translating to MSTAVEPYQSGVFDLTHKLTVEKHGHTALITINHPPANTWDRESLIGLKQVVEHLNHDDDIYALVISGQGEKFFSAGADLKLFADGDRNRAREMARRFGEAFEALRDFRGVSIAAINGFALGGGLECALACDLRIAEQQAQMGLPEASVGLLPCAGGTQALAWLVGEGWAKRMILCGERITAETALRIGLIEQVVEPGQARGHALLLAARIARQSPVAVRAIKPLIDGARQRLPHTFGAAEREAFVELFEAEDTLEGVNAFLEKRDPRWRNR from the coding sequence GACCGTGGAAAAACACGGTCACACCGCCCTCATCACCATCAATCATCCGCCCGCCAACACCTGGGATCGGGAGTCGCTGATCGGCCTCAAGCAGGTCGTGGAGCATCTCAACCACGATGACGATATCTATGCCCTGGTCATCAGCGGCCAGGGCGAGAAATTCTTCAGCGCAGGCGCGGATCTGAAGCTGTTTGCCGATGGTGATCGCAATCGTGCCCGCGAGATGGCCCGGCGCTTCGGCGAAGCGTTCGAGGCGCTACGGGATTTTCGCGGCGTATCCATTGCCGCCATCAACGGCTTTGCCTTGGGCGGTGGACTGGAATGTGCGCTGGCGTGCGATCTGCGTATCGCCGAGCAGCAGGCGCAGATGGGCCTGCCTGAGGCCTCCGTCGGGCTGTTGCCCTGCGCGGGCGGCACCCAGGCACTGGCTTGGCTGGTTGGCGAAGGCTGGGCCAAGCGCATGATTCTCTGTGGCGAGCGCATAACCGCCGAAACGGCACTGCGCATCGGTCTCATAGAACAGGTGGTCGAGCCCGGCCAGGCCCGAGGCCACGCGCTACTGCTGGCCGCCCGCATCGCGAGGCAAAGTCCCGTGGCGGTCAGGGCCATCAAACCCTTGATTGATGGCGCGCGGCAGCGCTTGCCGCATACCTTCGGGGCAGCTGAGCGCGAGGCCTTCGTCGAGCTGTTCGAGGCTGAGGACACCCTTGAGGGCGTCAACGCCTTCCTGGAAAAACGGGACCCACGCTGGCGCAACCGATGA